Proteins encoded together in one Maribacter dokdonensis DSW-8 window:
- a CDS encoding potassium channel family protein — translation MINLFRSKIYLALTLMLMVLTFGVLGYRFIADYSWVDAFYMTIITVTTVGFSEVRPMGPEGKIFTIILIVTSVFIVGFAISIVTEYLLSRNSVELLKKKKMKNAIENLNQHVIVCGFGRNGMQAAEKLKAYRRPFVVIEKDKEIIERFEDDVLFIEGDANDDDVLLQAGIERAKFLIATLPDDAANLFVVLSARQMKKNLFIISRASLVNSQKKLFLAGANKVIMPDKIGGDHMASLVVMPDLITFMDKLSTEGENTTNLEEVAIEDFSDQIECNSLRDLDLRRKTGCTIIGYISPDGNYIINPEADMELQPKSKVIVLGRPEQIKKLNEMFHIE, via the coding sequence ATGATAAACTTATTTCGGTCTAAAATATATTTGGCACTGACATTAATGCTAATGGTTTTGACCTTTGGTGTGTTGGGCTATAGGTTTATTGCAGATTATAGTTGGGTAGATGCTTTTTATATGACTATAATTACGGTCACTACTGTAGGGTTTTCCGAAGTAAGGCCTATGGGGCCAGAAGGCAAGATCTTTACAATAATTCTTATAGTTACAAGTGTATTTATAGTTGGTTTTGCAATATCAATAGTCACCGAATACCTACTTTCCAGAAATTCAGTAGAACTGCTTAAAAAGAAGAAAATGAAGAATGCTATCGAAAATTTAAATCAGCATGTGATCGTCTGTGGTTTTGGGCGAAATGGAATGCAAGCGGCAGAAAAATTAAAGGCGTATAGGCGACCTTTTGTGGTAATAGAAAAAGATAAGGAGATAATAGAAAGGTTTGAAGATGACGTATTGTTTATTGAAGGCGATGCAAATGATGATGATGTGCTATTGCAGGCAGGTATAGAGCGAGCAAAATTTTTAATAGCAACATTACCTGATGATGCAGCTAATCTGTTTGTAGTTTTATCGGCAAGGCAAATGAAGAAAAATCTATTCATTATAAGCAGAGCTTCTTTAGTAAATTCTCAGAAAAAATTGTTTTTGGCAGGTGCTAATAAAGTAATTATGCCAGATAAAATAGGTGGAGACCATATGGCATCCTTAGTAGTGATGCCAGATTTAATAACGTTTATGGACAAGCTTTCCACAGAAGGTGAAAACACTACTAACCTAGAGGAAGTGGCAATAGAAGATTTTTCGGATCAAATAGAATGTAACTCTTTAAGGGATTTGGATTTAAGAAGAAAAACCGGATGTACCATAATAGGTTACATATCACCTGATGGTAATTATATCATCAACCCAGAAGCGGATATGGAACTGCAACCAAAAAGTAAGGTCATTGTGCTGGGAAGACCGGAACAAATTAAAAAATTAAACGAGATGTTCCATATAGAATAA
- a CDS encoding alanine/glycine:cation symporter family protein, giving the protein MKYRLLTLLTLLIPFLSIAQEKGLDEKVNDAFMPFATWWEATVLTSVPIAGYNIPIVLILLIAGATFFTIYFKFPGITKFPLAINVVRGKYEEIEKYGLEKVQQHMTEDGDIPDTIRDESEEGEVSHFQALATAVSGTVGLGNIAGVAVAIALGGPGATFWMIACGLIGMSTKFVECTLGVKYRDVGPDGTVYGGPMYYLSRGLSESNFKILGKILAGIFAVLCVGASFGGGNAFQSNQAAVQLTSMLNLEGGATGVIIGVILAVLVGIVIIGGIKKIASVTEKIVPFMAGIYVLASLVIIFANIKYIGDAFGMIFAGAFSPDAAIGGIIGVIIVGFQRAAFSNEAGAGSAAIAHSAVKTRYPASEGIVALLEPFIDTVVICTMTALVIIFFNMDAGAFDYGNGIGSTVMLNDTGAYVGGVDLTSMAYDSVIPGFRYVLTIAIILFAFSTMISWSYYGLQSWKYLFGRGKTADIVYKVLFLMFVVIGAAATLDAVIKFSDAMILALVFPNMIGLLILFPKVKKSFDRYLTAIRKVY; this is encoded by the coding sequence ATGAAGTATAGACTTCTAACTCTATTAACACTGTTAATACCATTTCTTTCAATTGCACAAGAAAAAGGTTTGGATGAAAAAGTAAATGACGCCTTTATGCCTTTTGCAACGTGGTGGGAAGCTACAGTATTGACTTCTGTTCCAATTGCTGGGTATAACATACCAATTGTATTGATTCTTTTGATAGCAGGAGCTACCTTTTTTACCATTTATTTCAAATTTCCGGGTATAACTAAATTTCCATTGGCAATTAATGTTGTAAGGGGTAAATATGAGGAAATTGAAAAATACGGGCTGGAAAAAGTCCAGCAGCATATGACCGAAGATGGTGATATACCTGATACTATTAGAGACGAAAGTGAAGAGGGTGAGGTAAGTCACTTTCAAGCTTTGGCAACTGCTGTTTCTGGTACAGTAGGTCTGGGTAATATAGCGGGGGTTGCCGTAGCAATTGCTTTGGGTGGTCCTGGGGCAACATTTTGGATGATCGCTTGCGGACTTATTGGTATGTCAACAAAATTTGTAGAATGTACTTTAGGGGTTAAATATCGTGATGTAGGTCCTGATGGTACTGTTTACGGTGGTCCAATGTACTATTTGTCGCGTGGACTTAGTGAAAGTAACTTTAAGATTTTAGGTAAAATATTAGCCGGTATCTTCGCTGTGCTATGTGTGGGTGCATCTTTTGGTGGTGGTAACGCTTTTCAATCTAATCAAGCTGCCGTACAATTGACTTCAATGTTAAATTTAGAAGGTGGGGCTACAGGTGTGATTATTGGAGTAATACTTGCGGTATTGGTAGGTATTGTAATCATTGGAGGAATTAAAAAGATTGCCAGTGTTACAGAAAAGATAGTTCCTTTTATGGCAGGTATTTATGTATTGGCTTCTTTGGTAATCATATTTGCAAACATAAAGTATATAGGTGATGCATTCGGGATGATTTTTGCCGGTGCATTTTCTCCAGATGCTGCAATTGGTGGTATTATTGGGGTTATCATTGTAGGTTTTCAAAGAGCGGCTTTCTCTAATGAGGCGGGAGCAGGGTCTGCTGCAATAGCACACTCGGCGGTAAAGACAAGATATCCGGCAAGTGAAGGTATAGTAGCGTTATTGGAACCGTTTATTGATACTGTGGTAATTTGTACCATGACCGCTTTAGTGATCATTTTCTTTAATATGGATGCCGGTGCTTTTGATTATGGTAATGGTATTGGTAGTACCGTAATGTTAAATGATACTGGAGCATATGTTGGTGGTGTGGACTTAACTTCAATGGCATATGACTCTGTAATACCTGGGTTTAGATATGTACTTACCATTGCAATTATACTATTTGCCTTTTCAACAATGATATCTTGGTCTTATTACGGACTTCAATCCTGGAAATATTTGTTTGGAAGAGGGAAAACTGCAGATATCGTTTATAAGGTTCTTTTCCTAATGTTCGTGGTTATTGGTGCGGCAGCAACGCTAGACGCTGTAATCAAGTTTTCAGATGCTATGATTCTGGCATTGGTATTTCCAAATATGATAGGTCTGCTTATCCTTTTCCCTAAGGTTAAGAAGAGTTTTGATAGGTATTTGACAGCCATTAGAAAGGTGTACTAA
- a CDS encoding ComEA family DNA-binding protein has translation MSGPLILENSLQVQVDSLKTIAAKNNKERVYPFNPNFITDFKGYSLGMTIEEIDRLHEYRKRNKFVNSAEEFQEVTKVSNSLLNVISKDFKFPEWTQNAKPNTHKSNSIESVNVNKITLKDLNTVTAQDLQKISGIGEKLSARIIKFRDRLGGFLIDEQLYDVYGLEKDVVKRTLNEFRVISKPKIVKINVNIATASELSKLIYLQKHVSESIVNYRNLNGSINSLNELSKIENFPIERIDRIALYLSL, from the coding sequence GTGTCAGGTCCTTTAATTTTAGAAAATTCCCTTCAGGTCCAAGTTGATTCTCTAAAAACCATAGCAGCAAAGAATAATAAGGAGCGTGTCTACCCATTTAATCCTAATTTTATTACTGATTTTAAAGGATATTCTCTTGGTATGACAATAGAAGAGATTGATAGGCTACATGAATATAGAAAGCGAAATAAGTTTGTGAATTCAGCGGAAGAGTTTCAGGAGGTTACCAAGGTTTCAAATTCCTTATTAAATGTAATCTCTAAGGATTTCAAGTTTCCGGAATGGACACAAAATGCTAAACCTAATACTCATAAGTCTAATTCTATTGAATCTGTAAATGTCAATAAAATAACTTTGAAGGATTTAAACACTGTTACTGCGCAAGACTTGCAGAAAATAAGTGGAATTGGTGAGAAATTGTCTGCTAGGATTATAAAATTTAGAGATAGGTTGGGTGGTTTTTTAATCGATGAGCAATTGTATGATGTTTATGGTCTTGAAAAAGATGTGGTAAAAAGAACTTTGAACGAGTTTAGGGTGATCAGTAAACCAAAAATCGTAAAAATTAACGTAAATATTGCAACTGCTTCAGAATTGTCAAAATTGATATATCTTCAAAAACACGTATCAGAAAGCATAGTAAATTATCGTAATCTCAACGGAAGTATCAATTCTTTGAACGAATTATCAAAAATAGAAAATTTTCCTATAGAACGTATTGATAGAATTGCCTTATATTTGTCATTATAA